The Trichosurus vulpecula isolate mTriVul1 chromosome 4, mTriVul1.pri, whole genome shotgun sequence genome contains a region encoding:
- the LOC118845664 gene encoding keratin-associated protein 4-7-like isoform X3, protein MVNSCCGSICSERSCGQEVCEEACCAPSCCRPSCCQPACCQTTCCRPTCCRPTCCVTSCCRPSCCRPACCQTTCCRTTCCRPSCCVSSCCRPSCCQSSCCRPSCCQPCCRPSCCVSSCCQPCCRPSCCVTTCCRPACCGSSCC, encoded by the exons ATGGTCAACTCCTGTTGTGGCTCCATCTGCTCTGAGAGGAGCTGTGGCCAGGAAGTCTGTGAAGAGGCTTGCTGTGCCCCCAGCTGCTGCAGACCCAGCTGCTGCCAGCCAGCCTGCTGCCAAACGACTTGTTGCCGCCCAACTTGCTGCCGCccaacttgctgtgtgaccagcTGCTGCCGGCCCAGCTGTTGTCGTCCAGCCTGCTGCCAGACCACTTGCTGCAGAACCACGTGCTGCCGCCCCAGCTGTTGTGTGTCCAGCTGCTGCCGCCCTTCCTGCTGCCAGTCTAGTTGCTGCCGCCCCAGCTGCTGCCAGCCCTGCTGCCGTCCCAGCTGCTGCGTGTCCAGCTGCTGCCAGCCCTGCTGCCGCCCCAGCTGCTGCGT AACCACCTGCTGCCGCCCAGCCTGCTGTGGCTCCTCCTGCTGCTGA
- the LOC118845664 gene encoding keratin-associated protein 4-2-like isoform X1 has translation MVNSCCGSICSERSCGQEVCEEACCAPSCCRPSCCQPACCQTTCCRPTCCRPTCCVTSCCRPSCCRPACCQTTCCRTTCCRPSCCVSSCCRPSCCQSSCCRPSCCQPCCRPSCCVSSCCQPCCRPSCCVSSCCQPCCRPSCCVSSCCQPCCRPSCCISSCCQPCCRPSCCISSCCQPCCRPSCCVSSSCQPCCRPTCCQTTCCRTTCCRPACCGSSCC, from the coding sequence ATGGTCAACTCCTGTTGTGGCTCCATCTGCTCTGAGAGGAGCTGTGGCCAGGAAGTCTGTGAAGAGGCTTGCTGTGCCCCCAGCTGCTGCAGACCCAGCTGCTGCCAGCCAGCCTGCTGCCAAACGACTTGTTGCCGCCCAACTTGCTGCCGCccaacttgctgtgtgaccagcTGCTGCCGGCCCAGCTGTTGTCGTCCAGCCTGCTGCCAGACCACTTGCTGCAGAACCACGTGCTGCCGCCCCAGCTGTTGTGTGTCCAGCTGCTGCCGCCCTTCCTGCTGCCAGTCTAGTTGCTGCCGCCCCAGCTGCTGCCAGCCCTGCTGCCGTCCCAGCTGCTGCGTGTCCAGCTGCTGCCAGCCCTGCTGCCGCCCCAGCTGCTGCGTGTCCAGCTGCTGCCAGCCCTGCTGCCGCCCCAGCTGCTGCGTGTCCAGCTGCTGCCAGCCCTGCTGCCGCCCCAGCTGCTGTATTTCTAGCTGCTGCCAGCCCTGCTGCCGCCCCAGCTGCTGTATTTCTAGCTGCTGCCAGCCCTGCTGCCGCCCCAGCTGCTGTGTGTCCAGTTCCTGCCAGCCCTGCTGCCGCCCTACCTGCTGCCAGACCACCTGCTGCAGAACCACCTGCTGCCGCCCAGCCTGCTGTGGCTCCTCCTGCTGCTGA
- the LOC118845664 gene encoding keratin-associated protein 4-9-like isoform X2: MVNSCCGSICSERSCGQEVCEEACCAPSCCRPSCCQPACCQTTCCRPTCCRPTCCVTSCCRPSCCRPACCQTTCCRTTCCRPSCCVSSCCRPSCCQSSCCRPSCCQPCCRPSCCVSSCCQPCCRPSCCVSSCCQPCCRPSCCVTTCCRPACCGSSCC; the protein is encoded by the exons ATGGTCAACTCCTGTTGTGGCTCCATCTGCTCTGAGAGGAGCTGTGGCCAGGAAGTCTGTGAAGAGGCTTGCTGTGCCCCCAGCTGCTGCAGACCCAGCTGCTGCCAGCCAGCCTGCTGCCAAACGACTTGTTGCCGCCCAACTTGCTGCCGCccaacttgctgtgtgaccagcTGCTGCCGGCCCAGCTGTTGTCGTCCAGCCTGCTGCCAGACCACTTGCTGCAGAACCACGTGCTGCCGCCCCAGCTGTTGTGTGTCCAGCTGCTGCCGCCCTTCCTGCTGCCAGTCTAGTTGCTGCCGCCCCAGCTGCTGCCAGCCCTGCTGCCGTCCCAGCTGCTGCGTGTCCAGCTGCTGCCAGCCCTGCTGCCGCCCCAGCTGCTGCGTGTCCAGCTGCTGCCAGCCCTGCTGCCGCCCCAGCTGCTGCGT AACCACCTGCTGCCGCCCAGCCTGCTGTGGCTCCTCCTGCTGCTGA